The following proteins come from a genomic window of Pleuronectes platessa chromosome 2, fPlePla1.1, whole genome shotgun sequence:
- the LOC128453185 gene encoding serine/arginine-rich splicing factor 6 isoform X1, whose protein sequence is MPRVYVGKLSYHVREKDIQRFFSGYGKLLEIDLKNGYGFVEFEDMRDADDAVYELNGKELCGERVVIEHARGPRRDGSGFGGRSKFSGGHSSWNRTGRDKYGPPVRTEHRLIVENLSSRCSWQDLKDFMRQAGEVTYADAHKGRANEGIIEYRSRSEMKRAIEKLDGTDVNGRKIRLVEDKPRRKRSYSGSRSRSRSRRRSRSRSRRSRSSRSHSRSRSRSQSRGKRRSHSRSGRKSHSRSKRKSSHSKSPEMSRSRTRKSRSPYNSKKSRSRSKSRSKAKVERESRSRSKEKSSSKRSRSRSSSHSESRNEKRTTKSPLGNFRQLSKSPEKRSVSRSRSRS, encoded by the exons ATGCCGCGGGTCTATGTCGGCAAGCTCAGCTACCATGTCCGAGAGAAGGACATTCAAAGGTTTTTCAGCGGTTATGGTAAACTGTTGGAGATCGACTTGAAAAATGG GTATGGCTTTGTGGAGTTTGAGGACATGCGGGATGCTGATGATGCTGTGTATGAACTGAATGGGAAAGAGCTGTGTGGGGAGCGAGTTGTCATCGAGCATGCCCGAGGACCGAGGAGAGACGGATCCGGCTTTGGGGGACGCAGTAAGTTCA GTGGCGGCCACAGCAGCTGGAATCGCACTGGCAGGGACAAGTATGGGCCACCTGTGCGCACTGAACACCGCCTCATTGTGGAGAACCTGTCCAGTAGATGCAGCTGGCAGGACCTCAAG GATTTTATGCGGCAAGCAGGTGAAGTGACCTATGCTGATGCACATAAAGGCCGCGCCAATGAGGGCATCATTGAGTACCGGTCCCGTTCAGAAATGAAGCGGGCTATAGAAAAGCTAGATGGTACTGATGTTAACGGGAGGAAGATTCGTCTGGTGGAAGACAAACCTCGGCGCAAGCGCTCATATTCTGGCAGCAGGTCCAG ATCTCGCAGCAGGCGGCGCTCTCGCAGCCGCAGCCGAAGAAGCAGGAGTTCCCGCAGCCATTCAAGGTCTCGCTCACG ATCTCAGTCTCGCGGCAAGCGCCGGTCTCACTCCAGGTCAGGACGGAAGTCTCACTCAAGATCGAAGAGAAAGTCGAGCCACTCTAAATCCCCAGAGATGTCTCGTTCACGCACCCGCAAATCACGCAGTCCCTACAACAGCAAAAAGTCCCGCTCACGCTCCAAGAGCAGATCCAAAGCTAAAGTGGAACGTGAGTCCCGAAGTCGCTCCAAGGAGAAATCTTCCAGCAAGAGGTCTCGAAGCCGCTCAAGTTCCCACTCAGAGAGCAGGAATGAAAAACGCACCACGA
- the LOC128453185 gene encoding serine/arginine-rich splicing factor 6 isoform X2, with product MPRVYVGKLSYHVREKDIQRFFSGYGKLLEIDLKNGYGFVEFEDMRDADDAVYELNGKELCGERVVIEHARGPRRDGSGFGGRSGGHSSWNRTGRDKYGPPVRTEHRLIVENLSSRCSWQDLKDFMRQAGEVTYADAHKGRANEGIIEYRSRSEMKRAIEKLDGTDVNGRKIRLVEDKPRRKRSYSGSRSRSRSRRRSRSRSRRSRSSRSHSRSRSRSQSRGKRRSHSRSGRKSHSRSKRKSSHSKSPEMSRSRTRKSRSPYNSKKSRSRSKSRSKAKVERESRSRSKEKSSSKRSRSRSSSHSESRNEKRTTKSPLGNFRQLSKSPEKRSVSRSRSRS from the exons ATGCCGCGGGTCTATGTCGGCAAGCTCAGCTACCATGTCCGAGAGAAGGACATTCAAAGGTTTTTCAGCGGTTATGGTAAACTGTTGGAGATCGACTTGAAAAATGG GTATGGCTTTGTGGAGTTTGAGGACATGCGGGATGCTGATGATGCTGTGTATGAACTGAATGGGAAAGAGCTGTGTGGGGAGCGAGTTGTCATCGAGCATGCCCGAGGACCGAGGAGAGACGGATCCGGCTTTGGGGGACGCA GTGGCGGCCACAGCAGCTGGAATCGCACTGGCAGGGACAAGTATGGGCCACCTGTGCGCACTGAACACCGCCTCATTGTGGAGAACCTGTCCAGTAGATGCAGCTGGCAGGACCTCAAG GATTTTATGCGGCAAGCAGGTGAAGTGACCTATGCTGATGCACATAAAGGCCGCGCCAATGAGGGCATCATTGAGTACCGGTCCCGTTCAGAAATGAAGCGGGCTATAGAAAAGCTAGATGGTACTGATGTTAACGGGAGGAAGATTCGTCTGGTGGAAGACAAACCTCGGCGCAAGCGCTCATATTCTGGCAGCAGGTCCAG ATCTCGCAGCAGGCGGCGCTCTCGCAGCCGCAGCCGAAGAAGCAGGAGTTCCCGCAGCCATTCAAGGTCTCGCTCACG ATCTCAGTCTCGCGGCAAGCGCCGGTCTCACTCCAGGTCAGGACGGAAGTCTCACTCAAGATCGAAGAGAAAGTCGAGCCACTCTAAATCCCCAGAGATGTCTCGTTCACGCACCCGCAAATCACGCAGTCCCTACAACAGCAAAAAGTCCCGCTCACGCTCCAAGAGCAGATCCAAAGCTAAAGTGGAACGTGAGTCCCGAAGTCGCTCCAAGGAGAAATCTTCCAGCAAGAGGTCTCGAAGCCGCTCAAGTTCCCACTCAGAGAGCAGGAATGAAAAACGCACCACGA
- the acot8 gene encoding acyl-coenzyme A thioesterase 8 — protein sequence MADTEADAVNTVSGVTQNCEGSGGAGSPEDESPDKPEHGAEAQFTKDLKSVLVTSVLNLEKLDVDLYRGTHHWIPRSQRLFGGQIIGQALVAAAKSVDDNLYAHSLHCYFVRAGDPKVPVLYQVDRTRDGRSFTVRSVRAIQHGQPILVCQASFHKLQPSPVQHQFTMPVVPPPEDLLTVEELIHLHLNKPDLSDKLRQGLNKLLANEIPIEIKPVQPLPSYRPAACEPKKLFWVRAQGHIGEGNMKLHCCVAAYVSDFAFLGTALLPYPSYRAQFVASLDHAMWFHTTFRSDEWMLYECDSPWAGGSRGLVQGRLWRRDGVLAVSCAQEGVLRVKSLKEPSKL from the exons ATGGCAGACACAGAGGCGGACGCTGTCAACACTGTCAGCGGTGTAACTCAGAACTGTGAGGGTTCAGGGGGCGCCGGCTCACCAGAGGATGAGAGCCCGGACAAACCTGAACATGGAGCCGAAGCTCAGTTCACCAAGGACCTGAAAAGCGTCCTGGTCACCAGCGTTTTGAACTTAGAAAAGCTGGATGTAGACCTGTACAG AGGGACGCATCACTGGATACCGCGCAGCCAGCGTTTGTTTGGAGGTCAGATAATCGGTCAGGCCCTTGTGGCCGCGGCCAAATCTGTCGATGATAACCTCTATGCCCATTCTCTGCACTGTTACTTTGTGCGAGCAG GGGACCCTAAGGTTCCGGTGCTGTATCAGGTGGACCGCACAAGAGATGGTCGTAGTTTCACAGTGCGCTCTGTGAGGGCCATCCAGCACGGACAGCCAATACTGGTCTGCCAAGCGTCCTTCCACAAGCTGCAGCCGAGCCCTGTGCAGCATCAGTTTACCATGCCGGTGGTCCCTCCTCCTGAAGACCTACTCACTGTGGAGGAGCTAATTCATCTTCATCTCAA CAAACCAGACCTGTCGGACAAATTAAGACAAGGCCTGAACAAACTGCTGGCTAATGAGATCCCCATTGAGATAAAGCCAGTCCAGCCGCTACCCTCTTACAGACCTGCTGCCTGTGAGCCGAAGAAGCTGTTCTGGGTGCGAGCACAAGGACATATTG GTGAAGGCAACATGAAGCTGCATTGCTGCGTTGCTGCATATGTGTCAGACTTTGCATTCCTTGGCACTGCGTTGTTGCCTTACCCCAGCTACAGGGCCCAGTTCGTGGCCTCTCTGGACCACGCCATGTGGTTCCACACCACGTTCCGCAGCGACGAGTGGATGTTGTACGAGTGCGACAGCCCATGGGCAG GGGGCAGTAGAGGACTGGTTCAAGGCAGACTGTGGAGAAGAGACGGGGTCCTGGCTGTGTCCTGTGCCCAGGAGGGCGTCTTGAGAGTGAAATCCCTCAAAGAGCCAAGCAAACTTTAA